One genomic segment of Natrialbaceae archaeon AArc-T1-2 includes these proteins:
- a CDS encoding sodium-dependent transporter: MASSIDVPREQWATRLGFILAAVGSAVGLGNIWRFPFQVGQEGGGAFLLIYLLFIVLIGFPAMLVEFVVGRRTERNPVGALRALGGDIWKYVGGIFIVTGFVILSYYSVVAGWTLRYFIVGLQDGYVADVEGAEGQFVDLATGLDAIVFHAIFMAAVVIIVAFGIRQGIELAVKVMVPTIIVITVGMAAYAFTLEGASDAYAYYLSPDLGVIAAEWQSILPAAAGQAFFTLSLGMGVMITYASYLGEDRNLAEDGAIIIGLDTLIAFITGLIVFPILFTAGVAPGDPGAGAIFVTLAAAFADITLGWLLGAIFFATVAIAALSSAISIMEVVVSYLIDEHDVDRTRATVLIGLSLFVLGIPSAIDLVLLDLFDGFADQILLVLGGLLLAIFVGWIAVDFGVDELRKGIGDLGSYGDAWIWLVRIPVVITLIVALVLGILGYLEFLTGTEEGQFRWWIEETF, translated from the coding sequence ATGGCATCTTCAATCGACGTACCTCGCGAACAGTGGGCGACCCGTCTCGGGTTCATCCTCGCAGCGGTCGGGAGTGCCGTCGGCCTCGGGAACATCTGGCGGTTTCCGTTCCAGGTCGGACAGGAAGGCGGCGGGGCCTTTCTGTTGATCTATCTGCTTTTTATCGTCCTGATCGGCTTTCCGGCGATGCTCGTCGAGTTCGTCGTCGGTCGCCGAACCGAGCGTAACCCGGTCGGCGCGTTGCGGGCACTCGGCGGCGACATCTGGAAGTACGTCGGCGGGATCTTCATCGTCACCGGATTCGTAATTCTTTCCTACTACAGCGTCGTCGCCGGCTGGACGCTCCGGTACTTCATCGTCGGATTGCAGGACGGATACGTCGCCGACGTCGAGGGCGCCGAGGGTCAGTTCGTCGACCTCGCGACCGGACTGGATGCGATCGTCTTCCACGCCATCTTCATGGCCGCCGTGGTCATCATCGTCGCGTTCGGAATCAGACAGGGGATCGAACTCGCCGTGAAGGTAATGGTGCCGACGATCATCGTCATCACGGTCGGGATGGCCGCGTACGCGTTCACGCTCGAGGGCGCGAGCGACGCCTACGCGTATTACCTCTCGCCCGACCTCGGCGTCATCGCCGCCGAGTGGCAGAGCATCCTCCCCGCCGCGGCGGGACAGGCGTTCTTTACCCTCTCGCTTGGAATGGGCGTGATGATCACCTACGCCTCCTACCTCGGCGAGGATCGCAACCTCGCAGAGGACGGGGCGATCATCATCGGCCTCGACACCCTGATCGCCTTTATCACGGGACTTATCGTCTTCCCGATTCTCTTCACCGCCGGCGTCGCCCCCGGCGATCCGGGCGCTGGCGCGATCTTCGTCACCCTCGCCGCCGCCTTCGCCGACATCACGCTCGGCTGGCTGCTCGGGGCGATCTTCTTTGCGACCGTCGCGATCGCCGCGCTCTCGAGTGCCATTTCCATCATGGAGGTCGTCGTCTCCTACCTGATCGACGAACACGACGTCGACCGTACGCGCGCGACGGTGCTCATCGGTCTCAGCCTGTTCGTCCTCGGTATTCCCTCGGCGATCGATCTCGTCTTGCTCGATCTCTTCGATGGCTTCGCCGACCAGATTCTACTCGTACTCGGCGGGCTGTTGCTCGCGATCTTCGTCGGCTGGATCGCCGTCGACTTCGGCGTCGACGAACTCCGGAAGGGAATCGGCGACCTCGGGTCGTACGGCGACGCCTGGATCTGGCTCGTCCGGATCCCCGTCGTCATCACGCTGATCGTCGCGCTCGTTCTCGGTATCCTCGGCTACCTCGAGTTCCTCACCGGCACCGAGGAAGGACAGTTCCGGTGGTGGATCGAAGAGACCTTCTAA
- a CDS encoding OsmC family protein translates to MSKSVTTVSEEGFSATNEIREFETTIDANGEDAPDTLESLLAAYGSCYVPALRVGGQQRDVEDLGRIEIDVTGELTDDDKLESIEFDVRVGADVDDEKGDAILERAFELCKVHDALKESLHAGASIDGGAF, encoded by the coding sequence ATGTCGAAGTCCGTCACCACCGTCTCCGAAGAAGGGTTCAGTGCCACGAACGAGATCCGCGAGTTCGAGACGACGATTGACGCGAACGGCGAGGACGCGCCGGACACGCTCGAGTCGCTGCTCGCGGCCTACGGCTCCTGTTACGTTCCCGCCCTGCGAGTCGGCGGCCAGCAGCGAGACGTCGAGGATCTCGGTCGAATCGAAATCGACGTCACCGGAGAGCTCACCGACGACGACAAACTCGAGTCGATCGAGTTCGACGTCCGGGTCGGCGCCGACGTCGACGACGAGAAAGGCGACGCGATCCTCGAGCGCGCGTTCGAGCTCTGTAAGGTCCACGACGCGTTAAAAGAGAGCCTTCACGCCGGGGCGTCGATCGACGGGGGCGCGTTCTAG
- a CDS encoding DsbA family protein: MTLGRPSRRAFLAGSALALGGGAYYLTRSGGDDAPDVSPDLHPSDATSELGVELAGKPIVGSPEAPIEIYYWTDFQCPYCEWFEREALPHLVSDHVESGRVRIVFIILGYFGEDSVNSSVAARCVWDQVRDSEPSAYWDWHEAVFAEQGDRNSGWAAIDNLTETTRSVPSVNADDLETCVDDRRSSFEDEIDADTERAESLQITEVPSFIIFNPESGADQRLTGAQPSQRFTDVIDSLE; this comes from the coding sequence ATGACACTCGGTCGCCCATCTCGTCGCGCATTCCTCGCCGGATCGGCTCTCGCCCTCGGTGGCGGTGCCTACTACCTCACGCGGTCGGGCGGAGACGATGCTCCCGACGTATCGCCGGACCTACACCCGAGCGACGCGACGTCGGAACTCGGCGTCGAGTTGGCCGGAAAGCCGATCGTGGGTTCGCCCGAGGCACCGATCGAGATCTACTACTGGACGGACTTTCAGTGTCCGTACTGCGAGTGGTTCGAACGCGAGGCGCTCCCGCATCTCGTTTCCGACCACGTCGAATCCGGCCGGGTTCGTATCGTGTTCATTATCCTTGGATACTTCGGTGAAGACTCGGTGAATTCGTCGGTCGCCGCCAGATGCGTCTGGGATCAGGTCCGCGATTCCGAGCCGTCGGCGTACTGGGACTGGCACGAAGCCGTCTTCGCCGAACAGGGCGACCGGAACTCGGGCTGGGCTGCGATCGATAACCTCACCGAGACCACGCGCTCGGTCCCCAGTGTCAACGCGGACGACCTCGAGACGTGTGTCGACGATCGCCGCTCGTCGTTCGAAGACGAGATCGACGCGGACACGGAACGGGCGGAGTCACTTCAGATTACGGAGGTCCCGTCGTTCATCATCTTCAACCCCGAGTCCGGGGCGGACCAACGACTCACCGGTGCACAACCGTCACAACGGTTCACGGACGTGATCGACAGTCTCGAGTAG
- a CDS encoding aconitate hydratase — MSVARKIISRHTVDDEDAADHEVALEADQVYTHDNTGTMVYLQYEAIGAGAVSTDEMVTYHDHNSLEFYDEQSQDHALLKSAAKKYGSNLSKTGNGICHQVHRERFAKPGEFILASDSHTPTMGGLGTLGIGAGGMDVAATMAGSPFYLDDPDVVNVRFTGELSEWVSAKDVILSILEELTVKGGAGKIFEFTGPGISSLSVPERCTICNMTTELGAISGIFPSDEVTREYLRRQNREEDWVRVEPSEDYEYDDQLEVDLSEIQPLVAEPSMPDNLVPVEGAAGTAVDQVLIGSCTNGSFADIASVASILEGNEVHPDVDFVIYPGSKQTVEALSDEGILSDLVSAGASISEATCGACIGNGHVPGPGEVSLRAFNRNYPGRSGYTDDSVYLSSPEVAAASAVAGEIADPRDVAADQSHERAPEPAQYPDSDSGIVYNEPNLDHSLVKGENIASIPIKEPLEDDVSVPVGIKLGDNITTDHLSPSEADHYRSNIPKLSEYVLTGIDEEYPERAKEAGQSAIVAGENYGQGSSREHAALAPLHLGVQAVIAKGFARIHKDNLVNFGILPLTFADDEEYDAIEQGDTLSIENVADGIERGELTVENTTSGRRFTAELDVTDRQKKFLEQGGKLPYVRSKV; from the coding sequence ATGTCAGTAGCCAGAAAAATTATCAGCCGGCATACAGTTGATGACGAGGACGCTGCAGACCACGAGGTGGCACTCGAGGCCGACCAGGTCTACACGCACGACAACACCGGTACGATGGTGTATCTCCAGTACGAGGCGATCGGTGCCGGTGCGGTCAGTACGGACGAGATGGTCACCTATCACGACCACAACTCGCTCGAGTTTTACGACGAACAGAGCCAGGATCACGCGCTGTTGAAGAGTGCTGCAAAGAAGTACGGTTCGAACCTGTCCAAAACGGGGAACGGGATCTGCCACCAGGTACACCGGGAACGGTTCGCGAAACCGGGCGAGTTCATCCTGGCATCCGACTCACACACGCCGACGATGGGCGGACTCGGAACGCTCGGCATCGGCGCCGGCGGAATGGACGTCGCAGCGACGATGGCCGGTTCGCCGTTCTATCTGGACGACCCCGACGTCGTCAACGTTCGATTTACCGGCGAGCTGTCGGAGTGGGTCTCGGCCAAGGACGTCATCCTGTCGATTCTCGAGGAGCTGACGGTGAAAGGCGGGGCCGGCAAAATCTTCGAGTTCACCGGCCCAGGGATCTCGTCGCTTTCGGTTCCCGAACGCTGTACGATCTGTAATATGACGACGGAGCTGGGAGCTATCAGCGGCATCTTCCCCAGCGACGAGGTTACGCGGGAGTACCTCAGACGGCAAAACCGCGAAGAGGACTGGGTGCGCGTCGAGCCCTCCGAGGACTACGAGTACGACGATCAGCTCGAGGTCGACCTATCGGAGATTCAACCGCTCGTCGCAGAACCCAGTATGCCGGACAACCTGGTGCCGGTCGAGGGAGCTGCCGGGACGGCCGTCGATCAGGTCCTCATCGGGTCGTGTACGAACGGATCGTTCGCGGACATCGCGTCGGTAGCCAGCATACTCGAGGGTAACGAAGTCCATCCGGACGTGGACTTCGTCATCTACCCTGGTTCCAAACAGACGGTGGAGGCGCTGTCGGACGAAGGAATACTCTCCGATCTCGTCTCGGCGGGAGCAAGCATCAGCGAAGCGACGTGTGGAGCCTGTATCGGAAACGGACACGTTCCCGGCCCGGGTGAGGTGAGTCTGCGGGCGTTCAACCGCAACTATCCCGGACGGAGCGGGTACACGGACGACAGCGTCTATCTCTCCTCCCCGGAAGTCGCAGCAGCGTCGGCCGTCGCGGGCGAGATCGCGGATCCGAGAGACGTCGCGGCCGACCAGAGCCACGAACGCGCACCGGAGCCAGCCCAGTACCCCGATTCCGACTCGGGAATCGTCTACAACGAGCCGAATCTCGACCACTCGCTGGTCAAAGGGGAGAACATCGCATCGATCCCCATCAAAGAGCCGCTCGAGGACGACGTCTCCGTTCCGGTCGGGATAAAACTCGGAGACAATATCACGACGGATCACCTCTCGCCATCCGAGGCCGACCACTACCGATCGAACATTCCCAAGCTGTCCGAGTACGTACTGACCGGCATCGACGAGGAGTATCCCGAACGAGCGAAAGAGGCGGGCCAGAGCGCCATCGTTGCCGGTGAAAACTACGGACAGGGCAGTTCACGAGAACACGCTGCTCTCGCGCCGCTTCACCTGGGCGTCCAAGCCGTCATCGCGAAGGGATTCGCCCGGATCCACAAGGACAATCTGGTGAACTTCGGGATCCTGCCGCTGACGTTCGCGGACGACGAGGAGTACGACGCCATCGAGCAGGGTGACACGCTCTCGATCGAAAACGTCGCCGACGGCATCGAACGCGGGGAGCTCACGGTCGAAAATACGACGAGCGGACGTCGGTTCACGGCCGAGCTGGACGTAACCGACCGGCAGAAAAAGTTCCTCGAGCAGGGTGGGAAACTACCGTACGTTCGAAGCAAGGTCTGA
- a CDS encoding Rieske (2Fe-2S) protein: MSEYEVASVDDVDDGERVTIQLEGREISVFNLDGEYKAYNNWCAHQAGPACEGNVTGTTEVEYDRETTELELNYCREGEILNCPWHGWEYDLTSGECLSRQGVKLPEYPTEVRDGTIYVTL, encoded by the coding sequence ATGAGCGAGTACGAAGTCGCATCGGTTGACGACGTCGACGACGGCGAACGCGTCACGATCCAGCTCGAGGGCAGGGAGATCTCCGTCTTCAACCTCGACGGCGAGTACAAAGCGTACAACAACTGGTGTGCCCACCAGGCTGGCCCGGCCTGTGAGGGCAACGTCACCGGAACCACCGAAGTCGAGTACGACCGCGAGACGACCGAACTCGAACTCAACTACTGTCGCGAAGGCGAGATCCTGAACTGCCCGTGGCACGGGTGGGAGTACGATCTCACCTCCGGCGAGTGCCTGTCGCGCCAGGGCGTCAAACTGCCGGAGTACCCCACGGAAGTCCGCGACGGCACGATCTACGTCACGCTGTAA
- a CDS encoding amidohydrolase family protein, which yields MAAQSQTSKGIEETTIVDTDVHLSVSPKEVAKYIDEPYRSHMTNDGYAPLPGSGWDRNLRGKIEHYTVESPEDVDEVLCQEFSIDHPILNPTSKLTRLPQTDLAVELMSGYNDLMIDQYLDEYDNFYGLAALATQAPDKAAEELDRLGDEDQIVGAYIASTGPNPPLGDPEYDIMYKAAEDNDLDIAYHGSGGAFMFEFPRQNQGFEKFIEVHTMAHTWSQMMTLSSLIINGAPEKFPDLNFSFLEAGIGWIPMMMFRLNKEYSIRRSEAPLLEKSPEEYIRDFYFASQPIGEANDPKHMQQLIDMVGADSLMFATDYPHWDFDHPEALDKHLAAKYDDEDRENVLSGNAADAFGLDL from the coding sequence ATGGCAGCACAGTCACAGACATCCAAAGGGATAGAAGAGACGACGATCGTCGACACTGACGTGCACCTTTCGGTGTCGCCCAAGGAGGTCGCCAAGTACATCGACGAACCGTACCGGAGCCACATGACCAATGACGGCTACGCACCGCTTCCCGGTAGCGGCTGGGACCGTAACCTCCGCGGGAAGATCGAACACTACACCGTCGAAAGTCCGGAGGACGTCGACGAGGTCCTCTGTCAGGAGTTTTCGATCGATCACCCGATCCTCAACCCGACGTCGAAACTGACCAGGCTCCCCCAGACGGACCTCGCCGTCGAACTCATGTCGGGATACAACGACCTGATGATCGATCAGTATCTCGACGAGTACGACAACTTCTACGGGCTCGCGGCGCTTGCGACGCAGGCACCGGACAAAGCCGCCGAAGAGCTCGACCGGCTGGGCGACGAAGACCAGATCGTTGGTGCGTACATCGCGAGTACCGGACCGAACCCGCCGCTGGGCGACCCCGAGTACGACATCATGTACAAGGCAGCGGAGGACAACGACCTCGACATCGCATACCACGGCAGCGGGGGCGCATTCATGTTCGAGTTCCCCCGCCAGAACCAGGGCTTCGAGAAGTTCATCGAGGTCCACACCATGGCTCACACCTGGAGCCAGATGATGACGCTGTCGAGTCTCATCATCAACGGCGCTCCCGAGAAGTTCCCGGACCTGAACTTCTCGTTCCTCGAGGCAGGCATCGGCTGGATCCCGATGATGATGTTCCGGCTCAACAAGGAGTACTCGATCCGCCGTAGCGAAGCGCCGCTACTCGAGAAAAGTCCCGAAGAGTACATTCGGGACTTCTACTTCGCCAGCCAGCCGATCGGCGAAGCGAACGATCCGAAACACATGCAACAGCTGATCGACATGGTGGGAGCGGATTCGCTCATGTTCGCGACCGACTACCCCCACTGGGACTTCGACCATCCCGAAGCCCTCGACAAGCACCTGGCTGCGAAATACGACGACGAAGATCGCGAGAACGTGCTGTCCGGAAACGCCGCCGACGCATTCGGGTTAGACCTATGA
- a CDS encoding mandelate racemase/muconate lactonizing enzyme family protein — protein MKTSYEASVHPDFSTMDALLVVISTPDGERGIGTVDPSPGYSRQTPEEILSGLQELVPRVIDESPDHPNELVDLFETVPGNENVKCGIEMAYLDLYGRQYGLSIGELLGGKRRDCEPLNGWVGIDEPAEMVSDAKGYRDDGFDSIKIKLSGDGSDDIERIKHVCDAVGDEMEVRADVNGAYDRETAIEVAQAVEEYPLAHLEQPVPLEDLEGLADVTASSSTTVMADECLLTVEDVFHVLSNDIAGRLKLKALRLGGVLPTKRALDVASSANVPCVIGHGFGLSPSTSAELQLTASHDNIVRPIESVGPLKMTDEPFEPTITVEDGRAHIPEGDGLGITLNDSSLDSFAVHSEHVS, from the coding sequence ATGAAAACGTCGTACGAAGCGTCAGTACATCCCGATTTCTCGACGATGGATGCACTCCTCGTCGTCATCTCAACCCCTGACGGGGAGCGTGGGATCGGAACAGTCGATCCGTCTCCGGGCTACTCGCGGCAAACGCCCGAGGAGATTCTAAGCGGACTCCAAGAGCTGGTACCTCGAGTGATCGACGAATCGCCGGACCATCCGAACGAACTCGTCGACCTCTTCGAGACGGTTCCCGGGAACGAAAACGTGAAATGCGGAATCGAGATGGCGTATCTGGATCTTTACGGTCGACAGTACGGACTCTCGATAGGCGAGTTGCTGGGGGGGAAGCGCCGAGACTGCGAACCGCTGAACGGATGGGTCGGAATAGACGAACCCGCCGAGATGGTCTCCGATGCAAAGGGGTACAGAGACGACGGGTTCGACTCGATAAAGATAAAACTTAGCGGTGACGGGAGCGATGACATCGAGCGAATCAAACACGTGTGTGATGCCGTCGGTGACGAGATGGAGGTCAGAGCCGACGTCAACGGTGCCTACGACCGGGAAACAGCGATCGAAGTGGCACAGGCCGTCGAAGAGTATCCGCTTGCACACCTGGAACAACCGGTTCCGCTCGAGGATCTCGAGGGGCTCGCAGACGTTACGGCATCCTCGTCGACGACCGTGATGGCCGATGAGTGTCTACTCACCGTCGAGGACGTCTTCCACGTGCTCTCGAACGACATCGCTGGTCGGCTGAAGCTGAAAGCGCTTCGACTCGGTGGCGTGCTTCCCACGAAGCGGGCACTCGACGTCGCATCGAGTGCGAATGTGCCGTGTGTGATCGGACACGGGTTCGGACTGTCGCCGTCGACCAGTGCAGAGCTACAGCTTACCGCCTCTCACGACAACATAGTTAGACCGATCGAGAGTGTGGGGCCACTGAAAATGACCGACGAACCGTTCGAACCGACGATCACCGTCGAGGACGGACGAGCACATATCCCGGAAGGTGACGGACTCGGCATCACCCTGAACGATTCGTCGCTCGATTCGTTCGCCGTTCACTCGGAGCACGTCTCGTAA
- a CDS encoding IclR family transcriptional regulator has product MGSDKTGDKRVNSVEVSFTILKTIQDLEGATLSEISDELDLHKSTVYVHLNTLTHNRLVVKDDNQYNVGLRFLGFGASARANRTIYPKIKPKMRRLAKETGERVQFMVEEHGRGIYVHRVRGEYGVQTANHIGNCRYLHTSAAGKAILSKTADEEIDEIIDRWGLPSQTPHTVVDRSQLMEEIASIRENGYALNREEHIEGLWAIGAPVTNQDGTVLGGLSISGPAHRIRDENNRTELIDQLLGIVNETELDLRK; this is encoded by the coding sequence ATGGGAAGCGACAAAACGGGGGATAAACGAGTAAATTCGGTCGAGGTATCGTTTACCATCCTCAAAACGATCCAGGATCTGGAGGGGGCGACGCTCTCTGAGATCTCCGACGAACTCGATTTACACAAGAGCACGGTGTACGTCCACCTCAATACGCTCACACACAACCGGCTCGTCGTCAAGGACGACAATCAATACAACGTCGGGCTCCGGTTTCTGGGCTTCGGCGCGAGCGCCAGAGCGAACCGGACGATCTACCCGAAGATCAAACCGAAGATGAGGCGGCTGGCGAAAGAGACCGGTGAACGGGTACAGTTCATGGTCGAGGAACACGGACGCGGTATCTATGTCCACCGGGTCAGGGGAGAGTACGGGGTACAGACGGCAAACCACATCGGGAACTGTCGGTACCTCCATACGAGCGCAGCCGGGAAGGCGATTCTCTCGAAAACTGCCGACGAAGAAATCGACGAAATCATCGACCGATGGGGACTGCCGAGCCAGACGCCACACACCGTCGTCGATCGATCACAGCTCATGGAAGAGATCGCCTCGATTCGGGAGAACGGATACGCCCTCAACCGCGAAGAGCACATCGAAGGGCTGTGGGCGATAGGGGCACCGGTGACCAACCAGGATGGGACCGTACTCGGTGGGCTAAGTATCTCCGGGCCTGCGCACAGAATTCGTGACGAGAACAACCGTACCGAACTCATCGACCAGCTCCTCGGCATCGTCAACGAAACCGAGTTGGACCTCCGGAAGTAG
- a CDS encoding universal stress protein, whose amino-acid sequence MVVVAAVDQSDQSDIVVKEGEKISAALDQPLHVVHVMSYADFYDLQKSSVEETGSPREMERVKETAETVATEASDVIDGSSVSVGLVGDAATEVVDYAKQHDTEYIVVGPKKQSPTGKALFGSVSQSIILNSPCSVITTSRSE is encoded by the coding sequence ATGGTAGTAGTGGCAGCAGTCGATCAATCTGACCAGTCAGATATCGTTGTAAAAGAGGGTGAAAAAATATCGGCGGCGCTCGACCAACCGCTCCACGTCGTTCACGTGATGAGCTACGCGGACTTTTACGACCTGCAGAAATCGAGCGTCGAAGAGACCGGAAGTCCGAGGGAGATGGAACGAGTAAAGGAGACAGCAGAGACTGTCGCTACCGAAGCGAGCGACGTGATCGACGGGTCGTCGGTATCCGTTGGACTCGTCGGCGACGCGGCGACCGAGGTCGTCGATTACGCCAAGCAACACGACACCGAGTACATCGTCGTCGGACCGAAGAAACAGTCACCGACAGGAAAGGCCTTGTTCGGTAGTGTCTCTCAGAGCATAATTTTGAACTCGCCTTGCTCCGTAATTACCACCTCTCGTTCCGAGTAG
- a CDS encoding MFS transporter has product MKKDILRSHTVLLISLIWFMVQFLRYVFPPLFETFQSTYGVTNTQTGLLFTLLLIGYSSMQLPSGVIADRYDKKNVIVIGVALFTAASFSAIFAPTFGFLLLATALIGIGTGVHKTVAVAYLSIVHSKNTGSALGIMDTVGQFGGVVAPILVVLLLDVTGYWQSVFLIGGAVGAALAALFVTYGETEYVHRSADTSSTSSNPQLSDYISSLLNPQLLSFTVVITIFTFLWNGIVSFLPLFLTTQKGFSTELAGIAYSILFIASLVQAVTGTISDNFGSLKLSLGLFTLATISIILLVTVQSWLAIFVAVGLIGIGFHGFRPIRDAYLMELISTDVGGGVLGTVRTVMTVIGGLAPVTVGFLIDLFGYTTSFSFLIVVILVGNAIIGVMLLTAKRT; this is encoded by the coding sequence ATGAAGAAGGACATCCTTCGGTCTCACACCGTCTTATTAATTTCGCTGATATGGTTCATGGTACAATTTCTGCGGTACGTTTTTCCACCACTGTTCGAGACCTTTCAGTCGACCTACGGCGTTACGAACACGCAGACTGGCTTACTGTTTACACTGCTGCTGATCGGCTACTCCTCGATGCAACTCCCCTCCGGAGTCATCGCCGATCGATACGACAAAAAGAACGTGATCGTGATCGGCGTGGCGCTTTTCACCGCCGCATCTTTCAGTGCTATTTTCGCCCCGACGTTCGGGTTTTTACTGCTCGCTACGGCACTGATCGGTATCGGAACCGGCGTGCACAAAACGGTCGCCGTCGCGTATCTCTCGATCGTCCACTCGAAGAACACGGGATCGGCACTCGGAATAATGGACACCGTCGGTCAGTTCGGCGGTGTCGTCGCTCCGATCCTCGTCGTCTTGCTGCTCGACGTAACCGGCTACTGGCAGTCGGTTTTTCTCATCGGCGGCGCGGTCGGGGCGGCGCTTGCGGCACTGTTCGTCACGTACGGAGAGACCGAGTACGTCCATCGATCTGCTGACACTAGCTCGACGTCTTCGAACCCCCAACTGAGCGATTATATCTCTTCCCTGCTCAATCCTCAGTTGCTATCATTCACAGTAGTGATAACGATATTTACTTTTCTCTGGAATGGTATTGTTTCGTTTCTTCCACTCTTTCTTACGACCCAGAAAGGGTTTTCGACCGAGCTTGCGGGGATAGCCTATTCGATACTGTTTATCGCTAGTCTTGTCCAGGCTGTGACCGGAACTATTAGTGACAACTTTGGATCGCTGAAATTATCCCTCGGGCTGTTCACACTGGCCACGATTAGTATCATACTGCTGGTAACGGTGCAGTCGTGGCTGGCTATCTTCGTTGCAGTCGGGTTAATCGGAATCGGATTTCACGGGTTCCGTCCCATTCGGGACGCATATCTCATGGAACTGATTTCTACGGATGTTGGCGGTGGTGTCCTCGGTACGGTACGGACCGTAATGACCGTCATCGGTGGGCTCGCACCGGTTACCGTGGGATTTCTCATCGACTTGTTCGGCTATACGACTTCGTTCAGCTTTCTTATCGTCGTTATACTCGTTGGGAACGCTATCATCGGGGTGATGTTATTGACTGCGAAACGTACCTAA
- a CDS encoding tripartite tricarboxylate transporter substrate-binding protein, with translation MDRSTRELQEALEDELGVNLRFEYHPGAGTQIGQQAALEEDDAYTIGVASLPAFNFTMITGDAPYDLDDFAWVGNLLQDPGLIRVHEDDDRFDDINDLIDYAVDNPGELSVSTSGPYNQNVLGLAHLEEITGAEFNVVPYDGGGDARNALVTQEVDFVHANVFNSLGTAEDTRVLAVHAEENEWADITDDAPTFSDALGFDQEELRPNWPEVRYSWYISQDAADAHPDRLEFLQDAFETAVNSETYEETLADLSPPQETKRDYMSPEETEEANREKHETMEQFVDLMGEMTE, from the coding sequence GTGGACCGCAGCACGCGCGAGCTGCAGGAAGCGCTCGAAGACGAACTCGGCGTTAACCTCCGGTTCGAGTATCATCCGGGTGCTGGCACGCAGATCGGACAGCAAGCCGCCCTCGAGGAAGACGACGCGTATACGATCGGGGTCGCGTCGTTACCGGCGTTCAACTTCACGATGATTACCGGGGATGCGCCTTACGACCTCGACGATTTCGCGTGGGTCGGCAACTTGCTCCAGGACCCTGGACTGATCCGCGTGCACGAGGACGACGACCGGTTCGATGACATAAACGATCTCATCGACTATGCGGTCGACAATCCCGGGGAGCTGTCCGTCAGTACCTCGGGCCCGTACAACCAGAACGTGCTGGGGCTTGCTCACCTCGAGGAGATCACGGGTGCCGAGTTCAACGTCGTCCCGTACGACGGCGGTGGCGACGCGAGAAACGCTCTCGTTACGCAGGAGGTCGATTTCGTCCACGCCAACGTGTTCAACAGCCTCGGAACCGCAGAGGACACGAGAGTGCTGGCAGTCCACGCGGAGGAAAACGAGTGGGCGGACATCACGGACGACGCACCGACGTTCAGCGACGCCCTCGGGTTCGATCAGGAGGAGCTGCGGCCGAACTGGCCCGAAGTGCGATACTCGTGGTACATCTCCCAGGACGCAGCCGACGCTCACCCCGACCGGCTGGAGTTCCTCCAGGATGCGTTCGAGACGGCGGTGAACTCGGAGACGTACGAAGAGACGCTCGCAGACCTCTCACCACCACAGGAGACGAAACGGGACTACATGTCGCCTGAGGAGACGGAGGAGGCGAACAGGGAGAAACACGAGACGATGGAGCAGTTCGTTGACCTGATGGGCGAGATGACGGAGTAA